From the genome of Castor canadensis chromosome 18, mCasCan1.hap1v2, whole genome shotgun sequence:
AAGAACATTTTCAgccaggtggggagggaggcagggatgggAGTGGAAGATGCAACCATAGAGTCATAAACTTGGGTTCTTATGGGGTTAAcaggaaggaaggggtggggtTGGGCAAGCCATCATTCCTTAAGGGCAGTTCCTGGAAGAGTGGCCTATCCCCATCCCTTGTCCAGTGATACTGGCATCAAGGcaagtagggtttttttttttttatctccttgGGAAGATGTGGCTTTTTAGTCCCAAAATATGTGTTGTATCAAAAGTCTAAAGCCATCAGGCCCTTCCTGCAGCCAGCCACACAGGGTGGCAGGGGACAGGGCAAAGTACAGAGTGATGCCAATGGTTGTGTCCTGGACACACTGGGCATCTGCTCCTCCTTGGCACTGCTCAGCACTGGACCACAACCTTGAGAACCAGGTAGCCCTGCCCTTCACCCCAAGACACAGTGGGGAGCTTTGAACAGCCAGCTGTTCAAAGAGGACATTCCAGATGGCTGAGCTGGAAAGGCAGGGAATGTGAGTCCCCACCTCCCAGGTGAGTGTAGGTATGGTGCCATCCTGTCTCTTTCTCCAGCACACATTGTGGTCCTGTGTTCTAACCTTCCCAATGAGTGTCCAAGTGACATCACACACTGCAACGTGGAGGGGCAGCAACGTGGAAGTCCCAATCAAGGACGAGTGCTGCCCCATGACCCAGGTGACCCATGCTATCCCACAAGCAACCCACCCCTGCACAACCCTGCCCAAAGGCACTCAGGCCTATCCAAACCAGCCACTTGCCCCAGGTGTGAGCTGCCTCCAGAACTTTTGCGGGTCAGCTCTCAGATTTGACCCCCTCCCCCTAAGGTGCAGATATGGTTTCCAGAGGCTTCCCCCCAGGCTGTTGTGAGCCCTAGAAAACATACAGAGCTCCCAAGTGCTCTGTCTGTGGAGTCAACTCTGGGAATTACCCCCTGGTTTTTGTGTTCTCAGCTGTTCCTCACTGGTGCTATTCTGTGTCTTTCACTATGACTTTGTCTCCATGGTGTTGGTCTTTATCAGAAATGGCCTAGCTGTCTTACCCATCGTCTTCCTAGCAAGAATACCAGCCCCTTAACACGGGCTTGGCTTGCCTGACCCCACCTTGTGTCCCCTACCCTAGACAGTGCTGCTTATACTGGAGCTCAAGTCTTAGAGGGCCCAGTATTGAACATTGAGACTGATTGATCACTTGCCCAGACGTATCTGAGGGTGATTTATTGAAGAGGAACAGACAGAGCAGTGGAAGACACCCTGCTAAACAGGTAATGACCCATTTTTCTGAAAGGAGAGGTATCTTTTGGTCTAACAATGAGGGGTACAGTGTTGATACACCCCATTGCCCAAAAGCCCCATTCCTAGGGTGTCTCAGCAGAGAGGGCCTCTCTTTAGGCCCATGCTTTCTGCACATACCATCTGCAATCCTTGGAGGAGAAGGGATAGAGCCCAACTTCTCAGAGCAGGAGGATGGTGGCCACTACAAAATACAGGGTGGCCTCAGGCCACAGCTGTGCTAGCCCTTCTTATGAGGAAGGACTTTTGATTTCCCTCTAGTTCTTTTCATTCAAGGAGAAAGTTCCAGTTTGGTGCCTGTATGGCTCAGATGCTTCCAGCAGGTGCTAATCCCTGTTGTTCAACAAACAGCAAGTGGCCTCACCTGGTCCTCACATGGCAAATGCAGTTCCCTTACACTGTTGTATATTTCAGATGACTTTGTCTATCGTGATGACTGGCTTTCCACTTaaagttctttttaaagtatagtttaaatttaaaaaggtgAGTCCATTGGGTaagaaaaatgcataaataaCAGCAAGTGATACCCAGCTGTGGCCAGATGAGGCTGTGGTCTGAGGTGCCAGGCAGCATGTGGCTGGGTAGAGGATGAGCCCAGTAGTTTCCCAGCTGGGAGATCCTGAGGAAACTATCTCCTTTCTTTAAACCTCAGTTTCTGTATCTGTAAAGTCGTGACCACCTTGCAGGCTCAGTCTTACACTTATGGGAGCATAGGCCAACACCTCGGAGCAAACAGCTGTGGGCTGGAGGTGCAGTTGCTCCTAACCATCTCTAGACACAGGCCCGTGGGTCCAGGCTCCCTGAGCACCTGCCTTCTCCTTGTGGCCCCAGCAGCCCAAGGAGGCGCACTATGGTATGGAAAACACAGCCAAGCCCTGACTAGAATCCAGGACTTTCTCCCTGACCCCACTGTACCCAGCTTCTCTGAGACAGACACACTTAGATCTCAGCCCATAGCTGTCCCCTCACTGTTGAAGAACATGAGTGGAAACAGCTCCATGAAGAGTCTGCTAGGACCCTGGACTGTGGCCAGACCATTACAGTGGCACATCATCGGGGATGTGGCTGTCATGGGGCTCGGCTTCAGTGGAACCCCCTTCACACTGGGTAAAGGTTGGATGTCAAGGAAGGGAAGTTAGAACTGGCAGGAGAGCCAGGCAGCATGAAGGACAGCTGGCTTCTGAGAGACCACCTAGGAGCGGCTGCAGTGGGGAAGGCCCCTGTGTGTCCAGGCTAGGCTCTGGGCAAACCTAGTGAGAACATTTGGTGTGTCATCTGAAAGCAGAGTGTGATTCCAGTAAGCCAGGCATGAAAGGGCAATGGAAAATGTTTCCTTattaagaaggaaggaaactgaTTATCAATGGCAGCCACAAGCACAGGCTTTTCCGGacgttcagtttttttctttttttctttttttctttcgagacaggcctcactatgtagctcaggctggcttttgaacttatgatcctcctgcctcagcctcccaaatgctgggattataggcatgaaccacaacaTCCAATCCAGACTTTTGATTTCTAAAATAGAGCCATGATGGGAGCTGACTTGGGGGCAGCAGTTCCAGAGGGTGAGAGACCACTCTTTGAAAGAAGGAGGTGGCatgcataactgtaatcccagctactcaggaggcagaggtcaggaggattatggcttgaggccagcctgggcaaaatgtgagtgaaaccccatgtcaacaaataagctatgtgtggtggtacacatctgcaatcccagctatgcaatgaggcataggtaggattgcagactaaggccagcctgggcaaaaacatgagaccctgtctgaaaaatggaTAAAGCAAGAGGACTAAGGGGCATGGCTCagacagaatgcctgcctagcaagaacaaggccctacctaagttcaaaccccactaccacaaaaaataaataaataaaaggggggATGGTGGTGGAAATACTGGGGATGAGCTTGGGCTTACAGGCTCACATATAACCAATGCATAGGAAACTCAAGGCCAAAAGTGTGTGAACTGTGCACCCACCTCAGCTACAGAGCCAGGAAACCCTGGGTGTATTCCTCCTTCTGTCCCTGTACACTGAGGTACCAATTGGCTGTAGATTGGGGCCTTCCCTGCTCTGCCTGACATTCTTATGTGTGGAAAAGCCTGTGGTCACCAATACCAGTGAAGTCAGTCTGCTGCCATTGGGCCAACCTTCCTCAGGTCACCACAGAGCAGCTATTGGGTTCCAAGGTGGAGCTGGCAGGTGGAAGGGCTACTGCTGCCAAGGCAGAAAGCGTCTCAGTGAACGGGTGGAGGATGGGTGGGCAATGCTGAGTCACAGTCTCACTCAGGGTGTGCTAAGTGGCTTGGTCTCCATGGGGAACTCCCGGCAGGACCAGGTGCAAGGAGCCCTGGGGCAGTTCCCATGGGGGTACATAACGCTTACCTCCAGACACCACTAAATCCCCCATTGGGGCTGGGCACATAACAAGCTAGCGCCTTGGCTGGGGGCACAGGACAGCAGGAACTCCCAAGGATTCAGAGTGTGTGATTTGGGTGAGGAGGGAACCACTGGAGGCCCATCACTATACTGATGGTGTGGCCTTACTCTGCCTTGCCTGCCCTGAGCCACCCACCACCTCTTGGGGTTGTCTCCACTGTCCCCAACAGGGTTGGCCATCTGAGTGGCCTCCACTGTGGCCTCAGACGTGACTATACCATCAGCCATTCACAGTTGAGTATGGGTCGTCTCTTCAGTGAGCCTAAGCTGTCTCCCTTGGCAATGTCTATGTGTTGAACCACAACCCAGTCCTGGCTCGCCCTTTCTGGTGGCCAGACTCAGCATGGGGCAGGCTTTTCTGAGAGGACAAGAGGCTGTGGCAGGCAGTTGAAGGTCTGAAGAGTGAGGGACTGAGCTGCTTATCCCTGAGGAAGTATGGGGGAGGGATAGGAGCAATGTGAGGGGGCCTGGGCTATAAGCTGATAAGTCTTCCCACTCCAAAGTTCCCCTGGCTTAGCCCGGCTTGGACAGTGACACCTCAGTGACCTTGGCTGTGGGACCAATTCACTGGTCGTTGAGAACAGGCCCGGGAACATGCTTTTTGGGGAGAAGTTTGGGGGTAGCAGTGAGGGCTGGTCAAGGCTGGAGTTCACACAAGCTCAGCCCTGTTCTGGTGGACTCTGGTAGCCATGGGCATGGGTCTGGTGTGCCCAGTGAGGGTGAGCCTCCAGGGATCTCAGGGTGTGGGAGTAGGCCAGGGAAAGCAGTGGCAACTGGTATGGAGGGCGTCCAGAATGCAAAAGCCCTGAGAGAGGCGTCAGCATCGTCCCTCTACAGCTGTCTCTCTGCCCTGGCCCGGGGCTGTCGCTGGTGTCTGTTCCAGGAGCAGACTAGGAGGGCCATGTCTGGGAAGAGCGGCATTGTGTGAGGGTGGTTCACCTGCTAGGCACAGAGTAGAAACCAGGGTTGGATACCTTGCGGGGCTTGAGGGGGGAATACCAGGAAGGTTTTGAAGGGGACAGTGGTGCATGCATGTACTGAAGGGTCTGGCCTTGGAACCAGAGGGAGTGAGGGCTTTCCGCAGAGGGTTCCTGTGTGGGCTTGGGGCCTAGGGATTGCACATTGGCAGTCTGGGTAGGTGAGTCAGGCCTGTCAGTTGGTTTCCTAAGTCCATGGGAGAGGAGGCACGGTAACCACAGGCTCAGCCTGGTGAATTCATCACACTCTGTGTGCCTCAGACTCTGCATATCTGCTGAAgggtggggcagggcagggcaggttgGGCTGGCTGGGCTTAGTGACTGGTACAgtctgcatctgtactgaacccCCACCACAACAGAACAGGATCCCATTCTACAACTGACATCTGCCCCAACACCTACCACTTCTTCCCAACATCTCCTCTCCAAGAATGGCCACTGCTCCCAGCCTGCTGGCCAGAACCAGTGTGCCTGGATGCCTCCCCTGCTCCATCACCAGACTCTGCCCATTGTGCAGCATCTGCCCACTGCATCTACCTGCCCAGCCCTCTCCCACACTGCCACCCTTTCCCCTGGTCTAGCTTCAGCCCAGCAGCCACTGGTCACACTTAGGGCAGCCCACAGCACTCATTACCTCAACTGTGACTAGGTCCTAACTTGCCAGGTGACCACCAGCTATCTTTCCTGTCCCTCAGACTGGCCACACACATTCCTACCTCAGGGTCTTTGCACCAGTAGTGGCTTCATCCTCATATGTCTGCTTGTTGGCCTCCTTTACCACCTGTTCATGGTCATCTCTCACCTGTTGGGAGGCCAGCTCCACCCACCTCTGCAAACTTGTAGCCTGCAGCCTCTACCGTGGCCCTGCTTGTCTGGAACTACATTTCTACCATAAAATTTGGCAGTTTCTGGTCTGACTCCTGCTGTCCTCATGTGAACAAATTCAGGGACCGGGTTTTAAAGGCCTCATTGAGCAGCACCAGGCCCTCCCTCTACCATATGCCAAACTCATAGCCACAGCTCAAAAAGTGTGTTAACAGCCAGTCCCTATCTCCCTGACCACATCCACTCCCGGACACCACACAAAACTTGTCTGCAGACAGGCACCTGCCTCAGCACATATGTAGCTGCACAGATGCATTTGGACAATGGGGCCACACACACAGAGGTGTATATCCGTCACTGTCACAGACATGCACCTGTATGTGAGGCTTAAACCCCTTCAGtggcttcctctttctctttgataAAGGAAGACCAAGGCCCCAGCTGGGCTTCTCCTGCCCTGCTCCTCTTTCTATGTGCCAAGTAACTCTGGCCTCCCTTCATCTCTCCTGACCCTGACCCACTCCCACACATACCACAGGGTCTTTGCACAAGCTCTTTCTCTGCCTACTGCCTCTGATATTTACATCCATGCCCAACAGCACCATGGCAGGTCCTGGATATCAACATAGGGACCTATAAGAAGTTTCCAGGCCAGGAAACAGTGTGGTACCCAACTCAGCCTCTGACCCTGCTGTCATCAGTTCCCTTTTCTGAGATTTGAGGAGTTCCTCAAGGTATAGTAAAGCCCAAGTTAGACTCAGAGAGAGATGACGGGAGCATTGGGTAAAATTGGGTAAAAGCCTCAGAGAGGTGGGACTGTCCTGAGGTTCCATTTAGAGCATAGCCAGGCTCCAGCTCATAGGCCTCCCCACCTCCACGCACACCGCATCACCCCTTGATTCCACAGCTCTGAGCACTCACTTCCTCCAAATGTTACTGAGTGTCATAGAGCTGCCAGGAGAATACTGGGTGGAGTCTTGAGCTTCTTTGGTTTTAGTGTTCTGGTGATCTGGAGGAGGGTGCCTTCAGCAGGGAGCTGCCCTTGGATGAGACTGTTGGTTGCTACCCCACACAAGCCCCATGACCTGGGATTGCTGCTGGGCCAGTTTCCTCTTTTACTCCCTTTATGTCCTGTGAATACTGTGCATGCTCATCAAGGACCGAATGGCCAGGCCTTGACTCGGGTCTTCCAGACAGTGGCAGTTGAAGTCCCATGCCAACAGCTCACAGTCCTCAGTCTGTTCTCCTAGTTCACTAGAGCCCATCCCATCAGCTTTGGGGTGTGGAACACATATTTCCTGAAGCTCAAATCACATGTCCTCAGCTGAAGAAACTTCTCTGCCTGCCATGTGGGACCAAAGACTTGTAGGTGCCGTTCCCTTTCCTCCAGACCCAGTGCTGGGCTGAGGCCAACAAAACAGTGCAGGATGGACCATGCAGGCAACAGAGGGAGGGATGGGAAGAGCTATTGCACCCCTAGATGCCAGGCCTGAGCAGGTGCCCTGCCCACACAGACCTGATTGGCTTACAGCTCTAGAGTCCACACAGAGCCACTTTCTGTCCACGGGATCAGCAAGGCTGACTTCTCTCCCAGCCTGGTAGGAGAAGCCACAGAAATGGGGGCCCGGCACAGAGAAGTGGCAGTAGCAAGAGAGTGAGAGGAGGGACGGTCCACTGGTAGGGAGGAGCTCATGTGAGCTGACCTGTGAAGAGCAGGCAAGAGGCACCACAGACATGAACAGCTGAAGAGGGCCGGTGACCATGCAAGTCCTGCAGAGAACAGCCTGCGTGGGGGCTGGCAAGTTCCCCAGGCTGCGTTGCAGGGGCAGATGGGGACCTGAGGCAGGAGATATGTGCACTTCCAGGCAGTGGCCAGCATCTTGGTCTACACAAGTGAAACTCCTGCAACAAGGCAGGGAACTGATCACCAGAAATCACAATTCTGGGGTTTCCATGTCACCAGCCTGGACTAGACCTTGTCCCAAGAGTGGAGTCACTGCAGGGTCTCCTGACGCAGCTGGGAGCCTGCTTTTCTTAAGTGGCAGCAAACAGCTTGGAAGCCTCATTCAGGAGAAGCTTGTTCTCTGAGCAATCTTTGTCCCTAACACTGGCCAACTAAAGGACAGTTAGTTGAGGTCTGGCTATATCTCAGATTTTAAAACACTggatccaggaaaatggtgattACAAAGGACACCCCTAGCTGGGCCTCAGGATGTCAGCTGTCATGCTGGCAGGACAGCATGCTGGGTGCCCCCAGCAGCTGCAGGGAATGCCTCCCCAGGGAGATGTCCTCATGCAGCAGGCAGAGGGCCATGCACACCTTTGCACCCTGAGATGCTATTGGGTCATCAGCAGGACCAAGGGGGCAGTTACAGGGTCCCATGACCTCTACATGCTGACAGTCCATAGCAGAGAGAAGCAAGAGCAGTTGTGATGAGAGATGGGGCCTTGTTGATACCATGGTGTTTTCTCATAAACCTTTTTCCTAACAAAAGTTCACTGAAGGAAATAGAGGAGGTAGGGTAAAATGCAAAGGAGACACTCCCTGGGCTTCTACGACATGGTACTCCTTGCTGTTTGGAAGTGGCTCCCAGACCTCGCTGCACACATCTGGACTGGGTGCATTACTTATGTGGCATCCCTGAGCCAGTGACCCTGGAGCCCTGACTCTGTGTCTAGGAGGGGGCACATCATGAAGCTTCTGTTCTCAGACATAATTTCAGCCTCACCAGGATGGGTTGAATGACCCTGTAATCACTGCTCCAGCAAAGCTGCTTCTGGCTGTCCCTGGTGTACTCCTCCATGGTAAACTGGGGTTTGGACTGCAGAGAATTAGAGAAGTTCCTCCActcaccttcccttcctccttccttccacctcTAGCACTTGCTGAGGGCCCGCCATGCACTGGGCACTGTTCTGCTCACCTTTCTGTCCTGGTTGGGAAGAGGTGGCAGAGCAGTACACAAGGTCATGCATGTCACATGTTAGCTGAAGGCAGCTGTGGAGAGAGCAGTGAGGTTCGGGTAGGGTAGAAGACTGAATCTAGCCAAGGTGGCAGAAAAAGGGCAAGATTATGGTCACtgtgtcagggacagtggggtaGTGACTGCTACAGGCTGGCACTTGCAGAGCACCAGGCTCTGCTAGATGCATTACTCCTCACAGATACCTGGGCCTTGGCAGGTCAGGTTCAGATACCTGGAGTAAaatgcccaaggccacacaggagGTGAGCAGTGAGGGGTTACCTGTCCAACGGTCATGTGGAGGATAGTGTTGAAGTTTGACCCAGGATGAGAGGTGGCATCAGGGATACTGTTGGAGGCAGGTGGGCCCAAGGCACAAGAGAGGATGGGGAGGTCACAGTCACAGGTGAGGCCAGAACCTTGGACCAGGAAGAGATTGGGCAACCCAGAGCCTGTTTGAGAACAGGACTGCTGAGAAAGTGGTGGAAGGTCTGTGAGGATTATGGACAGGGAGGGACACAGATGACAACAGAGGGTCCTGAGGGGGGGCAGGTGGGGAGCACAGAGGTGGCTGGGGCAAGACTGACCAGATGCTGGTCATGCTTAGGAGTGGAGATGGAGAGGCTCTTGATTGTCTCTGATCTGTCTGCCTTGGGCCTTCCACCTGAAGCCTGCCCGTAGGTAAAGGGCAGTACTACAGGGGAAAGAGAGTGGCCATGGTAGGATGACTGGGTGAAGAGGGAAGTCAGGAAGGGAGGCAAGAGGGGTGCTGTGGCAGGTACCACCCTGGGCTCCCAGTCAGGAGCAGAAGCCTAAAAGGAGGGGCCTAGACCAGCCATCCAGCAGGTCAGACATATCTTGGGGTATACCCCTCCCCCTGCTGGTCAATAGGTGGCCTGCAGAGTCTGGATGCTAAAGTCCTGCCCCCAGCTGAGCCCAAGTCTCCCTCACTGTGAAAGGAGTGAGGCCTTCTCTGCACCTCTTCTGCGCTGGACCTCTGAGGTACCCTATGGCTCCCCCTAGCCTGCAGCCTCCACCTTGTGTTGGCCCCTGCAGGTCTGCTCGCTCTGGAGTTGGTAGTCTGGACATGCAAGGGTGGTCAGGACCAGACTTCCCTCCTGACACCTGCCCTATGAGAGCAGAGGTGACCAGGAGAAGGTGAGAGTCAGGGAGGCTCCCAGTTGTCCTGAGTAAGGGTTAGGGGTTTGCTGTGATGCCTCCTTCAGGTAGGGCTTCAGCCAGGACCATAATTTAAGCACTTTAAGCTCCCTCAGTGCCTTGGAAGAGTGGGAGCAGGCATCACAGCAGAATCATGTTATCGAATCTTAGCCAAATGTGGAGGCTCAGGAAAGGCAAGGTCAGCTGGGTCCAGTGAGTAGGAGCAGCAGCTGCGGTGAGGCCCGTCAGGGCAGGCAGATGGGGCCTTCACACTTGATTCTCTCCCTCTTGCAGCTGGCTTCAGGCAAGCTGGCTGGGCCAGGAGGGTGGGGCCAGGGGGCAGGGCCATCAGTTAGGCATGTTGGGTTTGCTGTAGTTTGAACACTAGCCCTGGAACACCCCAGAAGAGCAGGGAGCTGGTGGATTATTCCCGCCTTTTTTGAGGCCCaatggacttcttcctttcccagtCCAGCCTGCGGTGGATGGGAGGTAGCTCATGCTGTTCTCTGTTTGGCAGGTGAAGGGCCGGATGCACAGCAGGGAGCAGGAGCAGCCCGAGGCAGGGGGGCCATTGGGAGCGCTGGGCCCTCCAGCCGTGCTTAGCAGCATCGCCACAGCAACCGGCAACCAGACAGCAGAAGCCTAGGCAGGCACAAGAGGACGGCTTCCCACCGTGGCTGAGGACAGGGAATGACTACAGCAAATCAGGCCACAGAACTGACAAGGGAGGTGGAGTGTCACTAGAGGGGAGGGCGCAGCCACCGCCCCACTGCACGAAGCACCATGCGGGCTGGAGAAGAGGCTCTAGGGCAGGGGCTACAGTGTGACATGGTCTTGCCCCCCAGCTGTCACTGAGGGCTCCTAGGGCAGCTGGCTCCTGTTTGCCAGGTGCACCAGACCACGTTTCAGCATCCCTCACTGAGGCTGAGTCCTGCTTGGTGGTAAGAGGGGGAGGCGTACATCCCGTGCTCCCAAATCTGGGCCTGCCAGCTGCCGGACCATGGGATGTCGGCAAAGCTCAGAGGAGAAAGAGGCAGCGCGGCGGTCCCGGAGAATTGACCGCCACCTGCGCTCAGAAAGCCAGCGGCAACGCCGCGAGATCAAGTTGCTCCTGTTGGGCACCAGCAACTCTGGCAAGAGCACCATCGTCAAGCAGATGAAGATTATCCACAGCGGCGGCTTCAACCTGGAGGCCTGCAAGGAGTACAAGCCCCTCATCATCTACAACGCCATTGACTCGCTGACCCGCATCATTCGGGCCCTGGCGGCCCTCAAGATCGACTTCCACAATCCAGACCGAGCATACGATGCCGTGCAGCTCTTCGCTCTGACTGGCCCGGCCGAGAGCAAGGGTGAGATCACGCCCGAGCTGCTGGGTGTCATGCGGAGGCTGTGGGCTGACCCTGGGGCTCAGGCCTGCTTTGGCCGCTCCAGTGAGTACCACCTGGAGGACAATGCAGCCTACTACCTGAACGACCTGGAACGCATCGCTGCACCTGACTACATCCCCACCGTGGAGGACATCCTGCGTTCCCGGGACATGACCACGGGCATTGTGGAAAACAAGTTCACCTTCAAGGAGCTCACCTTCAAGATGGTGGACGTGGGTGGCCAGAGGTCAGAGCGCAAAAAGTGGATCCACTGCTTTGAGGGTGTCACAGCCATCATCTTCTGTGTGGAGCTTAGTGGCTATGACCTGAAGCTCTATGAAGATAACCAGACGGTGAGTAGAGCTCAGATTTCTGTGCTGTTCCTGGTCCAGTCACATGGACCAGTCACATGCTGTGGCTCCAGAGAGATGGAGGTGGGCATCCAGGATGACAGGCAGGGCCATACTGGGCGCTTCCAGGTTCCCTGTAAGACCAGCTCTTCATGGCTGCCCCACCCTGGGAGCCTCACTTTGACCAAATGATTACGCTCTGACCACGCCCTTGGCACTCTGACACCCTCCAAATGATGTCACAGCCCTGGGCTCCATTGAGGGCAACCTCACTCACCAGGCAGGAACCCCCCCCCACCCGCCCCATCAGCTATGGCCACTCTCTTCCAGCTGTAGATGGCACCACCCTTGTAGCTCTTGCCCCAGTTGCCCAGATTTCCTGGTTGTTCCTCCCTCAGTACAGTGAACAGATCATGTCAGAAAGCGCTCAGTCTCTGGATACCCCAGTACAAGCGAGGACAAGGCCTAGCTAAGCATCATTGTTGGCCCACATAATGGTTTGGAAAAATCCATGAAGTTCCTACCAGCACTGAACAGCATGTGGGTCCTGGAAATGGCAACAACTTCATCTTGACCCCAAGAGTTTGGTGACAATGGAGTGAAGAAAAGCTTAATCCCACAGTGCCAGTGGGATTAAGCTGGTGGTGGGGACTCAGCAAGTAGGTGGGTTAGGGCAAGTGTTGGGATTCTTTGGAATCCTGAGCCCAGGCTGAGAACCACTGTGTGGGGAGGAGAGATCAGAGGCATCAAATGGGATGGGAGTGACCTGAGAGAGCCCAGTACTGAGTTGGTGACTTAAGAGGGGAGTTtctgggaagagagggaaagacagacccctggcaaggAGGTGGTGGGCAGCATGTGCAAGTCCAACTGAAGCAGAAGGCCCAGAGTGGAAGGAAGCCCCATACCCAGATAAATGATGAGTGTAGCCAGGACCAGCCCACCCTGGGGCCCTCCTGTTCAGCAGAACTTTTGTGCCAGGCAAAGACCCAGAATCTGCCCCTAAGAGAAAAGTCTTTGAGCTTGTGGGTGGAAGGAGTGTGACAAACAGGTAGTTCCCAGGAGCTGTGAGTGGGGCTATAGGTGCCGTGGAGCTCAGAGGTGGTGATGCTGGTAGGAGGACTTTGTGGACTTGGAGGCTCAGTCATGCTGGGAGACAAGAGCCTGGCCTCCTGCTTTGGAGCACTGGCCTCCAGGGCCAGTAGCAAAGGTAGGGCTCCTTCCTTTATGGAGTCTTGTTCAGGTAAGTGGTGGCTTTATTTCCCAGTTCATCCAAAGGCTCTAACTGGATCTGTAATCCCAAGGGAGTCTGTGGAAGGCTGCAGGTTGTGGCCATAGTGCTAGGTGCCTGAGCAGAGAATTCCAGGTGACCACAAATGCAGGAGGCAGAACTAACCTCCCTGCCCCTCCAGGCCTCTGGGAGCATCTCAGGAACTGTGCCAGGTGTTGATGGTGGTCCCAGTGGGTGGGGGGTGATGACCCACAGGTGCTGAATCCACAGAGGCAGGCAGGCCATGACCACCTGCAGCCCATCCTTCTCCTTGGCTGTGAGTGGTCTTcaaggttctagcccctcttACTCCTCTGGCTGCCCCACTTCCACATCATATTTAGTTTTGGTAGAGGTGACATCACAGCAGATAAGCAAGATCAGGCCCCCTTGACAAGGCATCACTATGAAGTAGTTGGGCTGGGAGATGGTGTCATGGCAGGTCTTCCAGCCATGCTGCAGCTGGCAGTCACACAGCTCAGGTAGTTAACTCTTCGGGCTTCTGCTCACTTCTGCTATTCCTTGGGACCAACAGGAAAATGTGCTCAAAGGCCTTCCAGTCCCAGATGGGCTGCCCCTCAAGGGCAGGCCTGACTCCCAGGCCCATGCTTTGCAGCCTGTGCCCACAGGTGTGTCTGCCCAAGAGGCAGGATACCTGAACAGTGAGCTTCATGTAAGGCTTTGGTTGTCAGCTCTGCTCCCTGAACCTGTTAACAAGGAGGCAGCCCAGCCGTCCTCAAAG
Proteins encoded in this window:
- the Gnaz gene encoding guanine nucleotide-binding protein G(z) subunit alpha, whose amino-acid sequence is MGCRQSSEEKEAARRSRRIDRHLRSESQRQRREIKLLLLGTSNSGKSTIVKQMKIIHSGGFNLEACKEYKPLIIYNAIDSLTRIIRALAALKIDFHNPDRAYDAVQLFALTGPAESKGEITPELLGVMRRLWADPGAQACFGRSSEYHLEDNAAYYLNDLERIAAPDYIPTVEDILRSRDMTTGIVENKFTFKELTFKMVDVGGQRSERKKWIHCFEGVTAIIFCVELSGYDLKLYEDNQTSRMAESLRLFDSICNNNWFINTSLILFLNKKDLLAEKIRRIPLTICFPEYKGQNTYEEAAVYVQRQFEDLNRNKETKEIYSHFTCATDTSNIQFVFDAVTDVIIQNNLKYIGLC